Proteins encoded together in one Oceanobacillus iheyensis HTE831 window:
- a CDS encoding type III polyketide synthase, whose protein sequence is MTYISSVGIGVPSYRIPQQDVKHIVKQLFSYSEKQIERLLPVFDHAAVEERQFVVDSSWFFDDHSFEERNHIYQTESIKHCLDAIDTCLTDSDFLHQPIPYEAVDMIVFVSSTGIATPSLDVSCINQRPFKENVQRMPLWGLGCAGGAIGLSNAMNWSKAHPDKVVLIICCELCSLTFQKQDSKKSNMVGTALFGDGASALLLVGETSSYCNQLKGTKLHLHEQSSLLKKHSEDIMGWNVRDTGFEVIFKKSIPALVHSFWKRHIAEFLQAIQYTSEDIHSFIAHPGGRKVMEAMEEVIPCTSEKLYYSYEVLRKHGNMSSVTVFYVIREWMKQGIEEGERSIISALGPGFSSELLFAEWKNV, encoded by the coding sequence GTGACATACATAAGTTCCGTTGGGATAGGCGTACCATCATATAGAATTCCTCAACAAGATGTAAAACATATTGTTAAGCAGTTATTTTCATATTCTGAAAAACAAATTGAACGATTGCTTCCTGTTTTTGATCATGCAGCAGTTGAGGAAAGACAGTTTGTGGTAGATTCATCTTGGTTTTTCGATGATCATAGCTTCGAAGAAAGAAACCATATTTATCAAACAGAATCGATCAAACATTGTTTAGATGCAATAGATACATGTTTAACAGATTCTGATTTCCTACATCAACCAATTCCTTATGAAGCGGTTGATATGATTGTTTTTGTTTCCAGTACAGGAATTGCAACACCTTCCTTAGATGTGAGTTGTATCAATCAGCGTCCGTTTAAAGAGAACGTACAGCGAATGCCTCTATGGGGGTTAGGTTGTGCAGGTGGAGCGATAGGGTTAAGTAATGCAATGAATTGGTCAAAAGCTCATCCAGATAAAGTCGTCTTGATCATTTGCTGTGAGTTATGTAGCCTGACATTTCAAAAACAAGATAGTAAGAAGAGTAATATGGTTGGTACCGCTCTTTTCGGTGATGGGGCAAGTGCTTTACTTCTGGTCGGAGAAACCTCATCATATTGTAATCAGTTAAAAGGGACTAAATTACATTTGCACGAACAGAGTTCTTTATTAAAAAAACACAGTGAAGATATAATGGGTTGGAATGTAAGAGATACTGGTTTTGAAGTCATATTTAAAAAGAGCATACCTGCCTTAGTACATTCCTTTTGGAAAAGACATATTGCTGAGTTTCTCCAAGCAATTCAATATACTAGTGAAGATATTCATTCCTTTATTGCTCACCCAGGCGGGAGAAAGGTAATGGAGGCGATGGAAGAAGTAATTCCATGCACTTCAGAGAAACTATATTATTCCTATGAGGTGTTAAGAAAACATGGTAATATGTCATCTGTAACTGTATTTTACGTTATTCGTGAATGGATGAAGCAAGGAATAGAAGAAGGGGAGCGAAGTATAATAAGTGCTTTAGG
- a CDS encoding THUMP domain-containing class I SAM-dependent RNA methyltransferase, whose protein sequence is MKQVRLLATTAMGLESIVADEVRNLGYDVQVENGKVLFDAPIQAIPRCNLWLRSADRVKIIVGEFEAYSFDELFENTKALPWENYIAEDGQVPVSGKSVKSKLYSVSDCQAIVKKAIVERLKRKYGLINKLTETGALFKTEVSILKDKVTLTIDTSGTGLHKRGYRVGQGEAPLKETLAAALVQLTNWKPDFPLIDPFCGSGTLLIEAALIGQNIAPGFNREFAAEDWDWIRQKHWDQAFQEAEDFAKYDQPLNIVGSDIDHRMIETAKANALEAGLGDLITWKQMQVKDMTIKKPNGYIITNPPYGQRLSDKEEVEQMYRDLGKVMNQHPSWSVYTITAFDKFEQAYGKKATKKRKLFNGFIQTNYYQYFGQKE, encoded by the coding sequence GATGAAGTAAGAAATTTAGGATATGATGTGCAAGTTGAGAATGGAAAAGTACTCTTTGACGCTCCTATTCAAGCAATTCCTCGTTGTAATTTATGGCTCCGTTCAGCTGATCGAGTGAAAATAATTGTAGGTGAATTTGAAGCATATTCTTTTGATGAGCTATTTGAAAATACAAAAGCATTACCTTGGGAAAATTATATAGCAGAAGATGGACAGGTTCCTGTTTCCGGAAAATCAGTTAAATCAAAGCTATATAGTGTTTCTGATTGTCAAGCAATAGTAAAAAAAGCAATTGTAGAGCGACTAAAGCGAAAATATGGTCTCATTAATAAATTAACGGAGACTGGGGCCTTATTTAAGACGGAAGTATCCATACTAAAAGACAAAGTAACACTAACAATAGATACTTCAGGAACTGGTTTACATAAAAGAGGTTATCGAGTAGGACAAGGAGAAGCTCCATTAAAGGAAACATTAGCTGCTGCACTTGTTCAACTAACAAATTGGAAGCCAGACTTTCCTTTGATCGATCCGTTTTGTGGATCGGGTACGTTATTAATAGAAGCTGCTTTAATTGGACAGAACATCGCTCCAGGCTTTAATCGTGAGTTTGCTGCTGAAGATTGGGATTGGATTCGTCAAAAACATTGGGATCAAGCCTTTCAAGAAGCAGAGGATTTTGCTAAATACGACCAACCTTTAAATATTGTTGGAAGTGATATTGACCATCGGATGATTGAAACAGCTAAAGCTAATGCATTAGAAGCTGGACTAGGCGATTTAATTACTTGGAAGCAGATGCAAGTAAAGGATATGACCATTAAAAAACCAAATGGATACATTATTACAAACCCTCCGTATGGACAGCGACTTAGTGATAAAGAGGAAGTAGAGCAAATGTATCGTGATCTTGGTAAGGTAATGAACCAACATCCTTCTTGGAGTGTTTACACAATTACCGCTTTTGATAAATTTGAACAAGCATATGGAAAAAAAGCAACAAAGAAAAGAAAACTATTTAATGGATTTATTCAAACCAACTATTATCAATATTTTGGACAAAAAGAATAA